One window of Nitrospira sp. genomic DNA carries:
- a CDS encoding acyl-CoA desaturase, which yields MIHTSTLRGPNDGTVLTAQIRHLQIRHLILCNVLPLLSFLLALVLLLFESIGFTELVLFLSLGFFTMLGITAGYHRLFTHRAYKTSKYIRVALAIMGSMAGQGPLISWVVIHRRHHECSDENGDPHSPYLHGEDIFKRLQGFFHSHMSWMVGHRFPLPTHYAADLLRDHSIVVVNRQYFSWIGLSLIIPALVGGIVYGTISGALAWFLWGGPVRMFLVGQFILSVNSICHTFGQRSFSTTDHSCNNWLVAIPTLGEGWHNNHHAFPSSPFLGMQWWQIDVGKMFIRLLCFTGMAWDLKIPQVKPRPCN from the coding sequence ATGATTCATACCAGCACGTTACGTGGACCAAATGACGGAACAGTACTGACAGCGCAGATCCGTCATCTTCAAATTCGCCATCTTATCCTCTGCAATGTGCTGCCATTGCTAAGTTTTCTTTTAGCTCTTGTCCTGTTGCTCTTTGAAAGTATCGGCTTTACCGAACTGGTACTGTTCCTATCCCTTGGATTTTTTACAATGCTGGGAATCACCGCAGGGTATCATCGGCTGTTCACCCATCGAGCCTATAAAACATCCAAATATATTCGGGTTGCCTTGGCCATCATGGGCTCCATGGCAGGCCAAGGGCCTCTCATCTCGTGGGTAGTCATTCATCGCCGGCACCACGAATGTAGCGATGAAAATGGGGATCCGCATTCCCCCTACCTGCATGGGGAAGATATTTTCAAAAGACTTCAGGGATTCTTCCACTCGCATATGAGTTGGATGGTTGGACATCGGTTTCCACTTCCTACCCATTATGCCGCAGATCTTCTTCGCGATCATTCAATTGTCGTGGTGAACCGCCAATATTTCAGTTGGATCGGACTGAGCCTCATTATTCCCGCACTAGTCGGTGGCATTGTTTATGGCACAATTTCCGGTGCGTTAGCTTGGTTTTTGTGGGGCGGTCCGGTGCGGATGTTTCTCGTTGGCCAGTTTATACTTAGTGTCAACTCGATTTGCCATACATTTGGCCAACGGTCATTTAGCACGACAGATCACAGTTGCAACAATTGGTTGGTCGCGATTCCTACACTAGGAGAAGGGTGGCACAACAACCATCATGCGTTTCCAAGTTCACCATTTTTAGGAATGCAATGGTGGCAAATTGATGTGGGAAAGATGTTCATTCGTCTCCTGTGTTTCACGGGAATGGCTTGGGACCTGAAAATACCCCAAGTAAAGCCACGTCCATGTAACTGA